One Anolis carolinensis isolate JA03-04 chromosome 4, rAnoCar3.1.pri, whole genome shotgun sequence DNA window includes the following coding sequences:
- the spdef gene encoding SAM pointed domain-containing Ets transcription factor, whose product MTDLEANLCRVMGSAGQGLTALPHSRVCFEDPVLFLGLEKIPGAQNPDSRSWKSLDSPSPPATPEQTLPAFCLQYFDMLYPDDCTWVPKGLGESQQPNSQGGRAEVPKEPEQCPIIDSQGLSLTPEMDYSASLHLEEHSLEQVQSMVVGEVLKDIETACKLLNIAADPADWSPGNVQKWILWTEHQYRLPQIGKSFQDLSGKDLCAMSEEQFRQRSPACGDVLHAHLDIWKSAAWMKEKAAPGEMHYCGNEENWTDSEVDSSCSGQPIHLWQFLKELLLKPHNYGRFIRWLNKEKGIFKIEDSAQVARLWGIRKNRPAMNYDKLSRSIRQYYKKGIIRKPDISQRLVYQFVHPV is encoded by the exons atgacagatctggaagcAAACCTGTGCAGAGTAATGGGCAGTGCTGGCCAAGGCCTGACTGCTCTGCCACATAGCCGAGTCTGCTTTGAGGatcctgtgctgtttttgggctTGGAGAAAATACCCGGGGCTCAAAACCCTGACAGCCGGAGCTGGAAGTCCCTTGACAGTCCAAGCCCCCCTGCCACACCTGAGCAAACCCTACCTGCCTTCTGCCTGCAGTACTTTGACATGCTCTACCCAGATGACTGCACTTGGGTCCCAAAAGGTCTTGGGGAGAGTCAACAGCCCAACAGCCAAGGAGGGAGGGCAGAGGTGCCCAAAGAACCAGAGCAGTGCCCAATCATTGACAGTCAAGGTTTGAGCCTCACACCTGAAATGGACTACTCAGCCAGCCTTCACCTGGAGGAACACTCCCTGGAGCAAGTGCAAAGTATGGTGGTGGGCGAAGTCCTCAAGGACATTGAAACAGCTTGCAAGCTTCTCAATATTGCTGCAG ACCCAGCAGACTGGAGTCCAGGAAATGTCCAGAAATGGATTTTATGGACAGAACACCAGTACCGGTTGCCCCAGATTGGGAAATCATTCCAGGATCTGTCTGGAAAAGATCTGTGTGCCATGTCTGAGGAGCAGTTTCGTCAGCGCTCCCCAGCCTGTGGTGATGTTTTGCATGCTCATCTGGATATTTGGAAATCAG CTGCCTGGATGAAGGAGAAAGCTGCCCCTGGAGAGATGCATTATTGTG GGAATGAAGAGAACTGGACAGACAGCGAAGTGGATTCATCCTGTTCAGGCCAGCCCATTCACTTATGGCAGTTTCTAAAGGAGCTTCTGCTGAAGCCACATAACTATGGTCGCTTCATTCGTTGGCTTAATAAGGAAAAAG GCATATTTAAGATAGAAGATTCTGCTCAGGTGGCTCGTCTATGGGGAATCCGGAAGAACCGGCCTGCCATGAACTACGACAAGCTGAGCCGCTCTATTCGACAATATTATAAGAAAGGGATCATTAGGAAACCAGATATCTCACAGCGCCTTGTCTACCAATTTGTACATCCTGTTTGA